One window from the genome of Cucumis melo cultivar AY chromosome 12, USDA_Cmelo_AY_1.0, whole genome shotgun sequence encodes:
- the LOC103501712 gene encoding uncharacterized protein LOC103501712 yields the protein MAKVMKPSSRYSSYDVRSSTSSHFSDPSSSSDFKIKSPLPANSSSSRALVKTKPTDLARAKMKPSDQNLTAMVKKFMEKRSGSKPKAVKHAAGLVIPSDLIAEDLKKTARKGTSFGGLHKKLFGKGTVEKKDAKEVKALTEVKGNTRTLAMVLRSERELLSLNKEQELEITELKLVLEEKYREIEKLKDLCLKQREEIKSLKNAILFPDVMNSQLQNMLEKQDSELKQAKQIIPTLQKQVTTLTGQLHSLAEDLAEVKADKYSGKSWLQGSISPHTPTYDHEDASNSLEFSVCDPTSPGSPDDFLLKDVNPCLTPYYATKSKEFEAMGYDSPRGEMVSQNRMESGFKSCFRKLSKSSDCRQNSNKANTTKTGRQSDEAKYTYGKPMHKF from the exons ATGGCCAAAGTCATGAAGCCCTCTTCTCGCTACAGTTCATACGATGTCCGATCTTCTACTTCCTCCCATTTCTCCGacccttcttcttcctctgaCTTCAAGATCAAGTCTCCTCTCCCTGCTAATTCCTCTTCTTCGCGCGCTCTTGTTAAAACCAAGCCTACTGATCTGGCTAGGGCTAAGATGAAGCCCTCGGATCAGAATTTGACGGCGATGGTGAAGAAATTTATGGAGAAGCGATCTGGTTCGAAGCCGAAGGCAGTGAAGCATGCAGCTGGGTTGGTGATTCCTTCGGATTTGATTGCGGAGGATTTGAAGAAGACGGCGAGGAAAGGGACGAGCTTTGGTGGCCTGCATAAGAAGTTGTTTGGGAAGGGAACGGTGGAGAAGAAGGATGCGAAAGAGGTGAAGGCGTTGACGGAGGTGAAAGGCAATACGAGGACATTGGCAATGGTGCTGAGGAGTGAAAGAGAGCTTTTGAGTTTGAATAAGGAGCAAGAGTTGGAGATCACTGAGCTCAAATTAGTTCTGGAGGAGAAGTACAGAGAG ATCGAGAAGTTGAAAGATTTGTGTTTGaagcaaagagaagaaataaaGTCATTGAAGAATGCAATATTGTTTCCTGATGTTATGAACTCTCAGCTTCAAAATATGCTTGAAAAGCAGGACTCAGAGTTGAAGCAAGCCAAACAAATCATCCCCACTCTACAAAAGCAGGTCACCACTCTCACTGGCCAGCTTCATTCCCTCGCCGAGGACCTTGCTGAG GTGAAGGCAGATAAATATTCAGGGAAGTCTTGGTTACAAGGTAGCATCTCTCCTCACACACCAACATATGATCATGAAGATGCTTCTAACTCTTTG GAATTCAGTGTATGTGATCCAACATCCCCTGGCAGTCCAGATGATTTTTTGCTGAAGGATGTAAATCCCTGCCTAACACCCTATTATGCAACTAAATCCAAG GAGTTTGAGGCAATGGGATATGATTCTCCTCGAGGTGAAATGGTATCCCAGAACAGAATGGAATCAGGCTTTAAATCTTGTTTTAGGAAGTTGTCCAAGAGTTCTGATTGCAGACAGAATTCCAACAAAGCAAACACCACAAAGACAGGCCGACAATCCGACGAGGCCAAATACACATATGGAAAGCCAATGCATAAATTTTAA